A window of the Mesotoga prima MesG1.Ag.4.2 genome harbors these coding sequences:
- a CDS encoding RidA family protein, whose protein sequence is MLIEKRIKELGIELPPSSPPGAMYIPVKRLGNALFVSGQVPMKDGKPAYTGKVGKERSIEYAEEGARLFIVNMLAAVKAYLGDLDKVVNIVKLQAFVNSETGFDRQHIVANAASELLYQIFGEAGRHARTAIGTNQLPLDFTVEIEAVIEIREND, encoded by the coding sequence ATGCTTATAGAGAAGAGGATAAAGGAACTGGGAATCGAGCTACCGCCGTCTTCACCGCCAGGAGCCATGTATATTCCCGTCAAAAGGCTCGGAAACGCTCTTTTCGTTTCGGGTCAGGTACCGATGAAGGACGGAAAGCCTGCTTACACAGGGAAAGTGGGAAAGGAGAGATCAATCGAATACGCCGAGGAAGGGGCCAGACTGTTTATTGTCAACATGCTGGCAGCCGTCAAGGCTTACCTCGGTGATCTCGACAAGGTCGTAAACATCGTGAAGCTCCAGGCCTTTGTGAACAGCGAAACAGGCTTCGACAGGCAGCATATCGTTGCTAATGCGGCTTCGGAACTCCTTTATCAAATATTCGGAGAGGCTGGAAGGCACGCGCGCACTGCAATTGGAACGAACCAGCTGCCGTTGGATTTCACGGTCGAGATCGAGGCAGTAATCGAAATCAGAGAGAACGATTAA
- a CDS encoding MalY/PatB family protein, which produces MDYDFDTLVNRENQGNMKCMLTPDIVKKMNLISYAGAEMDFKTAPAIIDALVERARNGLLGFTLADEKYLSSVQWWMKNMRNWEIERDWIVPTYGTIHSVATAIRAFTKEGDGVIVQPPVYNRYEQAVRRTNREIVSNPLIYGDGKYSMDFDDLERCMRVEKNRLFLLCNPHNPIAKVWQRSDLEKISSLAQRYNVLVFSDEIFGEITFNGNSAIPYSTVAGDESNSIVATSLGKVFNLTGVNSANIVIPDPSTRKRFRIQRDADHYGSIDPMVHAAVCAGYGPDGADWVREMREYVWENVSIMKDFFTRNIPAVTMTEVEGSFVIWIDWRRLKLDDEELHSFLLNEAYLDLDRGINYGEGGEGFTRMNIAAPRRKIEESLGFLFEAAARRGYAVSETLNRWR; this is translated from the coding sequence ATGGACTACGACTTCGATACTCTGGTAAACAGGGAGAATCAGGGGAACATGAAATGCATGCTCACTCCCGATATAGTCAAGAAGATGAATCTGATCAGTTATGCCGGCGCTGAGATGGATTTCAAGACTGCTCCTGCAATAATCGACGCTCTTGTTGAGCGGGCCAGGAATGGCCTTCTTGGATTCACACTTGCCGACGAAAAGTATCTTTCCAGCGTACAGTGGTGGATGAAGAACATGCGTAACTGGGAGATAGAGAGAGACTGGATTGTGCCTACATATGGTACTATTCACTCGGTTGCGACGGCCATCAGGGCATTCACGAAAGAGGGAGACGGTGTAATCGTACAGCCTCCTGTATACAACAGGTACGAACAGGCTGTAAGAAGGACAAACCGAGAGATAGTGAGCAATCCTCTTATCTACGGGGACGGAAAGTACTCAATGGACTTCGATGACCTAGAGAGATGTATGAGGGTTGAGAAAAACCGGCTTTTCCTACTGTGCAATCCTCATAACCCCATTGCAAAAGTCTGGCAGCGTTCAGATCTGGAGAAAATCTCCTCGCTTGCACAGAGATATAACGTCCTTGTATTCAGCGACGAAATATTCGGAGAAATAACCTTCAACGGCAATTCGGCTATTCCGTACTCCACTGTTGCCGGAGATGAAAGCAACTCGATAGTTGCGACCTCACTTGGAAAGGTCTTCAATCTGACTGGCGTCAACAGCGCAAATATAGTTATACCCGACCCCTCCACAAGGAAGAGATTCAGGATCCAGCGAGACGCAGATCACTACGGAAGCATAGATCCCATGGTTCATGCGGCAGTATGCGCAGGCTACGGACCCGACGGGGCCGACTGGGTTAGAGAGATGAGGGAGTACGTGTGGGAGAATGTCTCCATAATGAAGGATTTCTTCACCAGGAATATTCCGGCAGTTACAATGACCGAAGTAGAGGGTTCATTTGTAATCTGGATAGACTGGCGGAGGCTTAAACTAGATGATGAGGAGCTGCACTCATTCCTGCTGAACGAGGCATATCTCGATCTGGATAGAGGCATAAACTATGGAGAAGGTGGTGAGGGTTTTACGCGAATGAACATCGCTGCACCCAGAAGGAAGATAGAAGAGTCACTGGGATTCCTTTTCGAAGCTGCCGCGAGACGTGGGTACGCAGTATCCGAGACTTTGAACAGGTGGAGGTGA
- the pepV gene encoding dipeptidase PepV — translation MKKLIEEYFEQNKELMIRDIMRLVRIKSDKEEAKEGKPYGDGPAEVLAVALEMASEMGFKTKNYDNYVGAIDFDDQKNKLDILAHLDVVPGGDGWSVTEPFNPVVKDGRLYGRGTIDDKGPAVAALYAMKAVKDLNIPLKASVRLILGTDEECGSSDIRYYYGIEEEAPMTFSPDASFPVVNIEKGGLQGKFESRFEESTETPRIVSFKAGIKSNVIPGEATAVVEGIDPEEIRDCCEAVDKISGISFNLSTEGDKTTIKAKGLQGHASTPDKGRNALTGLLEVISRLPASQSTGFERLRALNSVFPHGDWLGEAAGVAMSDELSGKLTISLNILEYDGSSLNGTFDCRAPLCATKENLLDVIKAKLAGYGIDLQNDDIKPPHHVPGDSEFVKTLLRCYESYTGEKGYCISMGGGTYVHRLKNGVAFGCTMPGSENNMHGPDEFAVIEDLLTSAKIFTQAIIELCG, via the coding sequence ATGAAGAAACTGATTGAAGAATACTTCGAACAGAATAAGGAGCTCATGATAAGAGATATCATGAGACTGGTAAGGATAAAGAGCGACAAAGAAGAGGCGAAAGAGGGCAAGCCATACGGCGACGGACCGGCCGAAGTGCTGGCTGTGGCCCTTGAGATGGCATCTGAGATGGGATTCAAGACCAAAAACTACGACAACTATGTAGGAGCGATTGACTTCGACGATCAAAAAAACAAGCTTGACATTCTTGCTCATCTCGATGTGGTACCGGGAGGTGATGGTTGGTCGGTCACAGAACCCTTCAACCCGGTAGTCAAGGACGGAAGGCTCTATGGCAGAGGAACGATAGACGACAAGGGCCCCGCCGTAGCAGCTCTTTACGCCATGAAGGCTGTCAAGGATCTCAATATTCCACTGAAGGCCAGTGTAAGACTGATACTTGGAACCGACGAGGAGTGTGGATCGTCCGATATAAGATACTATTATGGGATCGAAGAAGAGGCTCCGATGACCTTCTCGCCGGACGCCAGTTTCCCGGTTGTGAACATAGAAAAGGGAGGTCTACAGGGAAAGTTCGAATCGAGATTTGAAGAGTCAACTGAAACTCCCCGAATTGTAAGCTTCAAGGCCGGGATCAAGAGTAATGTGATTCCCGGTGAAGCAACTGCCGTTGTAGAGGGGATCGATCCCGAAGAGATCCGCGATTGCTGTGAAGCCGTCGACAAGATCAGCGGCATCTCGTTCAACTTATCCACCGAGGGAGACAAGACTACAATCAAGGCCAAAGGACTTCAAGGCCACGCTTCGACTCCAGATAAGGGGAGAAATGCTTTGACAGGTTTGCTGGAGGTAATCTCAAGGCTTCCGGCTTCTCAAAGCACCGGCTTTGAAAGACTTCGAGCTTTAAACTCTGTATTTCCTCATGGAGATTGGCTCGGTGAGGCTGCCGGTGTGGCGATGAGTGATGAACTATCCGGCAAGCTTACAATAAGCCTCAATATATTGGAGTACGATGGTTCCAGCCTCAACGGGACATTCGATTGCCGGGCTCCTTTGTGTGCAACGAAAGAGAACCTTCTTGACGTTATCAAGGCAAAACTGGCCGGCTATGGCATAGATCTACAAAACGATGACATAAAACCTCCTCATCACGTACCGGGTGACTCCGAGTTCGTCAAGACACTTCTGAGATGTTATGAAAGTTACACCGGAGAGAAGGGGTACTGCATCTCAATGGGCGGCGGAACGTATGTACATCGACTGAAGAACGGTGTGGCATTTGGCTGTACTATGCCCGGAAGCGAAAACAATATGCACGGCCCCGATGAATTTGCTGTCATTGAAGATCTCCTGACGAGCGCCAAGATTTTCACACAGGCAATCATAGAGCTATGCGGGTGA
- a CDS encoding 5'-nucleotidase C-terminal domain-containing protein, with translation MRNRIILIAALLICALSFAGLKDISASPYSAAIEKLFAAGIVEAEDDLFSPTEALSRADAAEWIVKTFKLSTIQSMKLEEEVEKKFVYTDPLGVIDEAFVVPSAKDIIDIEGEEYIEGLIKVRAEDVVDGLYRPFEAVTGAEFALAVAKVLFGVDEPIDYSAKLSQLVYVPSQLLSLERPLRREEAAQILSNFVDNPDFKIITMLATADIHGHIEPYLPSGAKYPVGAMERMAYYVKTERAIQPNLLLLDVGDAPYNTNVANLFEGEPVIKIMNMMGYDAMVLGNHDFDFPFNVMERNSKLANFPFLGANTLYLGESPYFLEPYIIKEVDGIKIAIVGLTDDSSAWYTHPRNVAGITFEEQYSAAKRLLDEVSPQADLVVALAHLHGGNRVLPAKVPGYDLIFEGGRDVVAFPEKINGSWVISSGKHAELISKTNLNIYNGELIGINFAHVFMSQNLPQDEEVVEVVQSYVSQLDEKLGTVIGKTEVDLDGERGTVRLKESNLANAIADSLREMTGTDFAIQNGGGVRASIPAGDITIKDVYTVLPFDNLVVAVRATGKQIWDVLEHGISAYPAAAGQFLQVSGLEYTFDASKPPYERLISVTSNGVPLDPDKMYTLTANDFLTGGGDKFTMFLGMEKVIETKSFLRDAFAEYIERHGTIAPVNEGRITIINPAN, from the coding sequence TTGAGGAACAGAATCATCCTGATTGCAGCGTTACTGATCTGTGCGCTTTCATTTGCCGGGCTCAAAGACATTTCGGCCAGCCCATATTCGGCTGCGATCGAAAAGCTATTTGCCGCGGGGATTGTTGAGGCAGAGGACGATCTCTTCAGTCCGACCGAAGCGCTTTCAAGAGCCGACGCTGCCGAGTGGATAGTAAAGACATTCAAGCTGTCGACAATCCAGTCCATGAAGCTCGAAGAAGAGGTCGAGAAGAAGTTCGTCTACACCGATCCACTAGGAGTAATCGATGAGGCTTTCGTCGTTCCGTCTGCCAAAGATATCATCGATATCGAAGGAGAGGAGTACATCGAGGGGCTCATTAAGGTACGAGCCGAAGATGTCGTCGATGGGCTTTACAGACCATTTGAAGCAGTAACGGGCGCCGAATTCGCGCTCGCAGTAGCCAAGGTTCTATTTGGAGTTGATGAACCAATAGACTATTCGGCAAAACTCTCACAACTTGTCTATGTGCCGTCCCAGTTGCTCTCTCTGGAAAGACCGTTGAGGAGGGAAGAAGCCGCTCAGATTCTTTCGAACTTCGTCGACAATCCAGATTTCAAGATAATCACAATGCTCGCAACCGCAGACATACACGGGCACATAGAGCCTTATTTACCAAGCGGGGCGAAGTACCCAGTGGGCGCGATGGAGAGGATGGCCTACTACGTTAAGACAGAACGAGCAATTCAGCCAAATCTTCTGCTTCTGGACGTTGGAGACGCTCCTTACAACACCAACGTCGCCAACCTCTTCGAAGGAGAGCCGGTAATTAAGATCATGAACATGATGGGCTACGACGCCATGGTTCTCGGTAATCACGACTTCGATTTCCCATTCAACGTGATGGAAAGAAACAGCAAACTTGCGAATTTCCCATTCCTTGGCGCAAATACTTTATACCTTGGAGAATCCCCCTATTTCCTTGAGCCATACATAATAAAAGAAGTCGACGGGATAAAGATAGCCATTGTTGGGCTTACTGACGACAGCAGCGCCTGGTACACCCATCCAAGGAACGTAGCGGGAATTACCTTCGAAGAACAGTATTCTGCTGCAAAGAGACTCCTGGATGAAGTGTCTCCACAGGCAGATTTGGTGGTCGCCCTCGCCCATCTGCACGGTGGCAACAGAGTACTACCAGCAAAGGTTCCCGGCTACGATCTTATATTCGAAGGAGGAAGAGACGTTGTTGCTTTCCCGGAAAAGATAAACGGTAGTTGGGTGATCTCTTCAGGAAAACATGCGGAGCTGATTTCAAAGACGAATCTCAACATCTACAACGGAGAACTAATAGGTATCAACTTCGCCCACGTATTCATGAGTCAGAACCTTCCGCAGGATGAAGAAGTAGTCGAAGTGGTTCAGAGTTATGTTTCTCAGCTTGACGAAAAGCTCGGTACGGTGATTGGAAAAACCGAGGTTGATCTCGATGGGGAAAGGGGCACGGTAAGACTGAAGGAATCCAACCTTGCAAACGCGATTGCCGATAGCCTTCGAGAGATGACTGGAACTGACTTTGCCATACAGAACGGTGGAGGAGTTCGAGCCAGTATTCCAGCTGGAGATATTACGATAAAGGATGTCTACACGGTCTTACCATTCGACAACCTTGTCGTCGCCGTAAGAGCAACCGGGAAGCAAATATGGGACGTCCTCGAACACGGAATTTCGGCTTATCCGGCCGCTGCCGGCCAATTCTTACAGGTATCGGGCCTCGAATACACTTTCGACGCATCGAAACCACCGTATGAGCGCTTGATATCTGTTACGTCCAACGGTGTTCCACTCGATCCGGATAAGATGTACACACTCACCGCCAACGACTTCCTAACGGGCGGCGGTGACAAGTTCACCATGTTCCTGGGGATGGAGAAAGTCATTGAAACAAAGTCCTTCCTCAGAGATGCATTTGCAGAATACATCGAAAGACACGGAACAATCGCTCCCGTCAACGAGGGAAGAATAACTATTATCAACCCGGCCAATTAA